The following coding sequences lie in one Lelliottia jeotgali genomic window:
- a CDS encoding putative membrane protein — protein MFRWGIIFLVIALIAAALGFGGLAGTAAGAAKIVFVVGIILFLVSLFTGRRRP, from the coding sequence ATGTTTCGTTGGGGCATTATATTTCTGGTTATCGCGTTAATTGCCGCCGCTCTGGGCTTTGGTGGTCTGGCGGGTACAGCGGCCGGCGCGGCGAAAATTGTCTTCGTCGTCGGTATTATCCTGTTCCTGGTCAGCCTGTTTACCGGACGCCGTCGTCCCTAG
- a CDS encoding radical activating enzyme, translated as MDGPGSRLALFLQGCNLRCKTCHNPWTIGRCNDCGDCVVHCPHDALTLQAGRVWWQESDCQKCDTCLHVCSQQSTPMAHRFSVEEILAQIRKVAPFIEGITVSGGEATTQLPFLVALFHAVKADESLKHLTCLVDSNGLLSETGWQKLLPVFDGAMLDLKAWNNEHHRFLTGRENPQIKHSIRWLAQHKRLTELRLLVIPDHCDYFEHLGPLSAFIHALGDVPVRINAFHAHGVYGEAARWRSATADDVEPLAVALEKRRITVIRPALYL; from the coding sequence GTGGACGGACCGGGCAGTCGCCTGGCGCTGTTCCTGCAGGGGTGCAATCTGCGCTGCAAAACCTGCCACAATCCGTGGACCATCGGTCGCTGCAATGACTGCGGCGACTGTGTGGTGCATTGCCCGCACGATGCCCTGACCCTTCAGGCCGGGCGGGTCTGGTGGCAGGAAAGCGACTGCCAGAAGTGCGATACCTGCCTGCACGTCTGTTCGCAGCAGTCCACGCCGATGGCCCACCGTTTTAGCGTGGAGGAGATACTCGCTCAGATCCGCAAAGTCGCGCCATTTATCGAAGGGATCACCGTCAGCGGCGGCGAAGCCACTACCCAACTGCCGTTTTTAGTGGCGCTGTTTCACGCCGTCAAAGCCGACGAATCACTGAAGCATTTGACCTGTCTGGTGGACAGCAACGGTTTACTGAGTGAAACCGGCTGGCAAAAACTGCTGCCGGTGTTTGATGGCGCGATGCTGGATCTAAAAGCGTGGAATAACGAACATCATCGTTTCCTGACCGGACGCGAAAATCCGCAGATCAAACACAGCATTCGCTGGCTGGCCCAGCATAAACGCCTGACGGAACTGCGCCTGCTGGTGATCCCCGATCATTGTGATTACTTCGAACATCTGGGGCCGTTGAGCGCCTTTATTCACGCTCTGGGCGACGTACCGGTGCGGATCAACGCCTTTCACGCTCACGGCGTTTATGGTGAAGCGGCCCGCTGGCGCAGCGCCACGGCGGACGATGTTGAACCGCTGGCCGTTGCACTGGAAAAACGCCGGATCACCGTGATCCGCCCGGCGCTCTATTTATAG
- a CDS encoding Peptide chain release factor 3, with the protein MTLSPYLQEVAKRRTFAIISHPDAGKTTITEKVLLFGQAIQTAGTVKGRGSSQHAKSDWMEMEKQRGISITTSVMQFPYHDCLVNLLDTPGHEDFSEDTYRTLTAVDCCLMVIDAAKGVEDRTRKLMEVTRLRDTPILTFMNKLDRDIRDPMEVMDEVERELKIACAPITWPIGCGKLFKGVYHLYKDEVYLYQTGKGHTIQEVRIVKGLDNPDLDVAVGEELANQLRDELELVKGASHEFDHELFLAGEITPVFFGTALGNFGVDHMLDGLIEWAPQPMPRKTDSRLVEAAEEKFTGFVFKIQANMDPKHRDRVAFLRVVSGKYEKGMKLRQVRIGKDVVISDALTFMAGDRSHVEEAYPGDIIGLHNHGTIQIGDTFTQGEMMKFTGIPNFAPELFRRIRLKDPLKQKQLLKGLVQLSEEGAVQVFRPIANNDLIVGAVGVLQFDVVVARLKSEYNVEAIYESVNVATARWVECSDVKKFEEFKRKNEIQLALDGGDNLTYIAPTMVNLNLTQERYPDVQFRKTREH; encoded by the coding sequence ATGACGTTGTCTCCTTATCTGCAAGAGGTGGCGAAGCGCCGTACTTTTGCCATTATTTCTCACCCGGATGCCGGTAAAACGACCATCACCGAAAAGGTGTTGTTATTCGGACAGGCAATTCAGACCGCCGGTACGGTAAAAGGCCGTGGTTCTAGCCAGCACGCGAAATCCGACTGGATGGAGATGGAAAAGCAGCGTGGTATTTCGATTACCACTTCCGTAATGCAGTTCCCGTATCACGACTGCCTGGTGAACCTGCTTGACACCCCGGGTCACGAAGACTTCTCCGAAGATACCTACCGTACGCTGACGGCCGTTGACTGCTGTCTGATGGTGATCGACGCCGCGAAAGGTGTAGAAGACCGTACCCGTAAGCTGATGGAAGTGACCCGTCTGCGCGATACGCCGATCCTGACCTTCATGAACAAACTCGACCGTGACATCCGTGACCCAATGGAAGTGATGGACGAAGTGGAGCGCGAGCTGAAAATTGCCTGTGCCCCAATCACCTGGCCGATCGGCTGCGGTAAGCTGTTCAAGGGCGTCTACCACCTCTATAAAGATGAAGTGTACCTGTACCAGACCGGTAAAGGTCACACCATCCAGGAAGTGCGCATCGTTAAAGGTCTGGACAACCCGGATCTGGATGTGGCCGTTGGCGAAGAGCTGGCCAACCAGCTGCGCGATGAGCTGGAGCTGGTTAAAGGCGCGTCTCACGAATTTGACCATGAGCTGTTCCTGGCCGGTGAAATCACGCCAGTGTTCTTCGGTACTGCACTGGGTAACTTCGGTGTGGACCACATGCTCGACGGTCTGATTGAGTGGGCACCGCAGCCAATGCCGCGCAAAACTGACTCCCGTCTGGTGGAAGCCGCCGAAGAGAAGTTCACCGGTTTCGTGTTTAAGATTCAGGCCAACATGGACCCGAAACACCGCGACCGCGTGGCCTTCCTGCGTGTGGTTTCCGGTAAGTACGAGAAAGGCATGAAGCTGCGCCAGGTGCGTATCGGTAAAGACGTGGTTATTTCCGACGCGCTGACCTTCATGGCGGGCGACCGTTCGCACGTTGAAGAGGCTTATCCGGGCGACATCATCGGTCTGCACAACCACGGCACCATCCAGATCGGTGACACCTTCACCCAGGGTGAAATGATGAAGTTCACCGGTATCCCGAACTTCGCGCCGGAACTGTTCCGTCGTATCCGCCTGAAAGATCCGCTCAAGCAGAAACAGCTGCTGAAAGGTCTGGTCCAGCTCTCCGAAGAGGGCGCGGTGCAGGTCTTCCGCCCAATCGCCAACAACGATTTGATCGTTGGCGCGGTCGGTGTGCTGCAGTTTGACGTGGTGGTTGCGCGTCTGAAGAGCGAATACAACGTTGAAGCGATTTACGAATCCGTCAACGTGGCAACCGCGCGCTGGGTCGAGTGTTCTGACGTGAAGAAATTCGAAGAATTCAAACGTAAGAACGAAATCCAGCTGGCGCTGGATGGCGGTGATAACCTGACCTATATCGCCCCAACAATGGTAAACCTGAACCTGACGCAGGAACGTTATCCTGACGTGCAGTTCCGTAAAACCCGCGAGCACTAA
- a CDS encoding Ribosomal-protein-S18p-alanine acetyltransferase, whose protein sequence is MNTISSLTTTDLASAFAIETRAHAFPWSEKTFASNQGERYLNFRLDVDGEMAAFAITQVVLDEATLFNIAVDPAYQRRGLGRELLEFLIRELETRDVFTLWLEVRASNSAAIALYESLGFNEATIRRNYYPTAEGREDAIIMALPLG, encoded by the coding sequence ATGAACACGATTTCTTCCCTCACGACGACTGATCTTGCATCAGCGTTCGCGATCGAAACCCGCGCCCACGCTTTTCCGTGGAGCGAAAAAACATTTGCCAGCAATCAGGGTGAGCGCTACCTAAATTTCCGCCTGGATGTTGATGGCGAAATGGCCGCGTTTGCCATTACCCAGGTCGTGCTGGACGAAGCGACGCTGTTTAACATCGCCGTCGATCCCGCGTATCAACGCCGGGGATTAGGCAGAGAACTGCTGGAATTTTTGATTCGCGAACTGGAGACGCGTGACGTCTTCACGCTGTGGCTGGAGGTTCGCGCCTCCAACTCTGCTGCCATCGCACTTTATGAGAGCTTAGGCTTTAACGAAGCGACGATTCGCCGTAACTATTACCCGACTGCCGAGGGCCGCGAAGACGCCATCATCATGGCGCTACCGCTTGGATAA
- a CDS encoding deoxyribonuclease YjjV: MPAIEAANFSRVVDLARTHTALYAALGLHPIVIEKHQDAHLEQLEACILSAGEKLVAIGEIGLDLYRDDPHFDRQQALLDAQLKLAKRHDLPVILHSRRTHDKLAMHLKRHDLPRTGVVHGFSGSLQQAQRFIELGYKIGVGGTITYPRASKTRDVMAQLPLSSLLLETDAPDMPLNGFQGQPNRPEQAARVFTTLCELREEPAEAIADALLRNTGDLFGITL, encoded by the coding sequence GTGCCCGCCATCGAAGCGGCAAATTTTAGTCGGGTAGTCGATCTGGCCAGAACGCACACCGCGCTCTACGCCGCGCTGGGCCTGCATCCAATTGTTATAGAAAAGCATCAGGATGCGCATCTGGAACAGCTGGAAGCGTGTATTCTCAGCGCCGGAGAAAAGCTGGTGGCGATAGGCGAGATCGGCCTCGATCTCTATCGCGACGATCCACACTTTGATCGCCAGCAGGCGCTTCTGGACGCGCAGCTAAAGCTCGCAAAACGCCACGATTTGCCAGTGATCCTCCATTCCCGACGCACCCACGATAAACTGGCGATGCACCTTAAACGCCACGATCTACCGCGAACCGGTGTGGTGCACGGTTTTTCCGGTAGCCTGCAGCAGGCGCAGCGTTTCATTGAGCTGGGCTACAAAATCGGCGTTGGCGGGACGATCACCTATCCACGCGCCAGTAAAACCCGCGACGTGATGGCGCAATTACCCCTTTCATCCCTGCTGCTGGAAACCGACGCACCGGACATGCCGCTGAACGGTTTTCAGGGCCAGCCTAATCGACCGGAGCAGGCGGCGCGTGTGTTTACGACTTTATGTGAATTGCGCGAGGAACCTGCAGAGGCGATTGCCGATGCGCTGCTGCGCAACACCGGCGATCTGTTTGGCATCACTCTATAA
- a CDS encoding 5'-nucleotidase YjjG: MKWDWIFFDADETLFTFDSFGGLQRMFLDYSVTFTAEDFQDYQAVNKPLWVDYQNGAISALQLQHQRFQGWSERLNVTPGALNEAFLNAMAEICAPLPGAISLLNALKGNVKLGIITNGFTALQQIRLERTGLRDHFDALVISEQVGVPKPDPRIFDYALEKAGHPARERVLMVGDTAESDILGGMKSGLATCWLNAHGRALPEGIEPTWTVSSLNELEQLLCKQ, encoded by the coding sequence ATGAAATGGGACTGGATTTTCTTTGATGCCGACGAAACGCTGTTTACGTTCGATTCGTTTGGCGGCCTACAGCGGATGTTTTTGGACTACAGCGTCACCTTTACCGCCGAAGATTTTCAGGACTATCAGGCGGTAAATAAACCGCTTTGGGTGGACTACCAGAACGGTGCCATCTCGGCGTTACAGCTTCAGCATCAGCGTTTTCAGGGCTGGTCGGAGCGTCTTAACGTGACGCCCGGTGCACTGAACGAGGCTTTCCTCAATGCGATGGCGGAGATTTGTGCCCCGCTGCCGGGGGCGATCTCCCTGCTGAACGCGCTCAAAGGCAACGTGAAGCTTGGCATCATCACCAACGGCTTTACCGCCCTGCAGCAAATCCGCCTTGAACGCACGGGCCTGCGCGACCATTTCGACGCGCTGGTGATTTCCGAACAAGTTGGCGTGCCAAAGCCCGATCCGCGTATTTTTGACTATGCGCTGGAAAAAGCCGGTCATCCCGCTCGCGAGCGCGTGCTGATGGTCGGAGACACCGCAGAGTCGGATATTCTGGGCGGAATGAAGTCTGGGCTGGCGACCTGCTGGCTGAACGCGCACGGTCGTGCACTGCCGGAAGGCATCGAACCGACCTGGACCGTATCATCATTGAACGAACTGGAGCAGCTCCTGTGTAAACAATGA
- a CDS encoding Osmotically inducible protein OsmY, whose protein sequence is MNMTSLKISKTLLAVTLSGLLVSGSALAENSVQSTADSAGQKIDSSMNKVGNFMDDSSITAKVKAALVDDENIKSTDISVKTDKKVVTLSGFVESQAQAEQAVTVAKGVEGVTSVSDKLHVRDGKDQSVKGYAGDTATTSEIKAKLLADDIVPSRKVKVETTDGVVQLSGTVDSSAQVERAETIAKAVDGVKSVKNDLKAK, encoded by the coding sequence ATGAATATGACAAGCCTGAAGATTTCTAAAACTCTGTTAGCCGTCACGCTTAGTGGCCTTCTGGTCAGTGGTTCCGCACTTGCTGAAAACAGCGTGCAATCCACCGCGGATAGCGCAGGGCAAAAAATCGATAGCTCTATGAATAAAGTCGGTAATTTCATGGATGACAGCTCTATCACAGCAAAAGTGAAAGCGGCTCTGGTGGACGATGAAAACATCAAGAGCACCGACATTTCCGTGAAAACGGATAAAAAAGTAGTCACTCTGAGCGGCTTTGTTGAAAGCCAGGCGCAGGCTGAGCAGGCCGTCACCGTAGCGAAAGGCGTTGAAGGCGTTACTTCCGTCAGCGACAAACTGCATGTGCGTGATGGCAAAGACCAGTCTGTAAAAGGTTATGCGGGTGACACAGCAACCACCAGTGAAATCAAAGCTAAACTATTAGCAGATGACATTGTGCCGTCACGTAAAGTGAAGGTCGAAACCACTGATGGTGTGGTTCAGCTCTCCGGTACGGTGGATTCCTCAGCGCAGGTTGAACGTGCTGAAACTATCGCTAAAGCCGTAGATGGCGTGAAAAGCGTCAAAAACGATCTGAAAGCGAAATAA
- a CDS encoding DNA polymerase III psi subunit codes for MTSRRDWQLQQLGITQWALRRPTALQGEIAISIPAHVRLVMVAEKLPALTETLIGDVLRALKLSADQVLQLTPDRVAMLPPESRCNSWRLGVADETPLEGGQLRTATLEELKANPKARSALWQQICEYEHDFFPHDD; via the coding sequence ATGACATCCCGACGTGACTGGCAGTTACAGCAGCTGGGCATCACCCAGTGGGCTCTGCGTCGCCCGACGGCGTTGCAGGGTGAAATCGCTATTTCCATTCCGGCACACGTTCGTCTGGTGATGGTGGCCGAAAAGCTGCCTGCGCTCACTGAAACGCTGATTGGCGATGTGCTGCGCGCGCTAAAACTGAGCGCGGATCAGGTGTTACAGCTGACGCCCGATCGCGTGGCGATGCTGCCACCGGAGAGCCGCTGTAATAGCTGGCGGCTGGGTGTTGCGGATGAGACCCCGCTTGAAGGCGGTCAACTTCGCACGGCCACACTGGAAGAATTGAAAGCAAACCCAAAGGCGCGAAGCGCGCTATGGCAACAAATCTGCGAATATGAACACGATTTCTTCCCTCACGACGACTGA